The genomic interval TAAGAAGAGTATTGAGACGTTAGACAATTCAGTTCATTACCGAACGCGAACTTGTACTTTAGGTAAATAGGTTATTGGGTGCGTGTGTATCCTTTAAGTGGTTTAGCGAAAATAGATCGAGAAAACGGACAGTCAGGGCACtgattgaaaaataaatatttaaaaaaagatcccCTATTTACTGTTTCGATATGCATTATTAAATACTTGGTGTATGTTtcaatacaaaaaataaagactaaAGTAAAACGCATTACACATATACGCATTTATGAGTAAGCATTACACCACAATTGTAAGTTGCACAGTTGCTTGATGGCCTAATGGAGAAACAAAGGTAACGCAAGAAAACGACTAAATAACTAGATTGGTGTCATTTTACATATCTAGAATGTGccttggtaaaaaataaaataaaaaataacttaccATTGCGTGTCCGTGTTGGGTGTCCACGCAGCGCGATGCTCCCGgtgtagtctgtgtgtctggagcGATCACCTACAAGACAGAATTCAACGGCAAGGCGACGTCAACCCACGGCGCGCCATCTCAAGCATCACATCCCGCTTAGACATCACACTCGGGGCTATATATGCgctcaaaacaataaaaatgaatttaacgGCGTATTTAGTGCCATGTAACAAAAGCCCCGCTTTTAATGAAGCGATTTCAATCTGGATTGATTTTTCCCCACACTTAACCCATACCTCTTTGGGTAATCGTATTTCCACGCAAACCAGGgagctgaaaaaaataaactaccTGCAATTACAAATAGCTTGAAATGCTCACGATAAGAGGGCCCCAGAGTGTCAATTTCAACTGTCAATCAGAGAAAGCCGCGGGCCACCCAAAGAATTGCAAATTTGATTTTTAATGGCAGtaattaaaatctaatttttcTCTGCAGACTTGGCATGTGAAGAGGATGGACTGAGAATCACACTATTCATAACAGAGACGCTATCGCGTTGCGTGCAGCTGATCTTTGTACACAACGGGACAAATTCTTCTGACATCACTTTACCATGAAAATAGACCCGCCGTTTAATCGTCAGACACGAGATAATACGGGAGAACTTGGCAGTGAAGCACAGCGTTAACCAAGCAACATGTTGGCATTTGGAAACAGTTAGGATTAAGAATTCATTAGTGAGAACAACAACTTGTTCTCTGTCAAATTATTTAAAGTACATTAATGATAAATCATCTTAAATCGGCATTGCAAGATTCCTACCTGTTTTGAGGGAACTCCTTCGGATAGAAATTGATTTCCCTCTGATAGAGGGGCCAAAATCTCATTTTTCCAGTACATGAAAAGGGCCAAAGGAAGGTTAGCGGACCTTTAGATGTCCTCGTGTCGCCACAGAATTGATAGAACTTTTATTCGACGCGACTTTACGTTCTCCCATAAGATCCTTTCTCAAATGGTGCACGGACTGTTTGGTATCAGCCCAGTCCACAGATACTCTTCGAAAAGCTAACGGGAACTCGGTTGAACATGTAGGTCAGTACAAGAAGTTCCTACATGCGGGGCGAATTGCAAGCAAACTGCACGGCCAAATCAGCCAGCTCGTCTGTACGCCTTATTTAGAACTGTTAGTAAAATTCTTCCTTCCACTTTCCCCCCTTTTTGGGATGGAATTGCTGACTACAGGAAGTGGATGAAATTGAGGGGCTGGCAGGTTTGTTCTCAATCTTCTCATAGGAGCGCGAGTGAGCCAGGACGCAGCCTACCTTCTCTTTGCGCAAATGTAGTGAAAGTATACTAGCACGCTGGCAGATCAGTGCGGGAGGGAACATTTATTGGCTGCTAACAGACTATGCCTTTCTAAGGGTGGCGTGCACTGAGTATTCAAATATGCTTGAGTATGGTATATAAAGCGTTTTCGGCTTGagctatctttttttttctgatatcaTTTATACCGTTTTAATATGgactgaaattattattatggacTGAAAAACGTTTGCTGagcaaattaaattatgtttcaAAAAGTGCAGCGCTCAAACTatgaaattaaactaaaattgTGCATTCAGATACAAAACTATAATGCAAATTTGTTTTGATATGTTTGAGGTGGTAACGCTAAACATATTAgctaaaaattaaacattaccTGAGCTTGGGTTCTATGTCTAACGTATAATAATGCACGTTAGCACAACCGATATTGGCATGAGTTGGAATAAACTTAAATtacaatttaataattaatcagtTTATTATTTCGATCGTCCGTGTTTTAATTAATCTACAATACAGAACAGAAGCTGATAAATCCTCTGTACCATAAAGTTCCCGCAAAGGTACACCAAAAAATATCATACTAAACAACAATGATTTGTGCTGttgtggttattattattattattattattatattattattatttttattattattgattattattattgattattaacGTGTACGCCTTTGTTCAGATTGAGAACTTGAAGATGTAGTTTAATGCACAATGCGCTTAACTATTAGATTAACTACCTACACTGCCTCCTGTTACAAATTCATGTGTGTCAAAACTTTAATTAGCATAGAATTTTTAATACCACCCATATAATTGGTTGGGTCCTTTTAAAGACTTCAAACAGCTACCAGTGTTGTTTGTTGCGAAATATGCGACACTCTATTGCACCCTGAGAAAACAATCGATATATTTTAGTACTGGACGGCTGATCTAGCTTGGTAACGTGCTACTTCCTTTTAatcttctttattttctgaacCGAAATGAAAATTTATAGCACTCCGcaggaaaaataaaagttgCTTCAGCATACACACGggtattatatgtatataaagtacataaatacacacgctttccagagaaactggaGGTGTCTGACAGAGGTCcgtcagctgtgcaagcaaagtgcttctgaagctcTAGGAGGCCTTGtgtctctcacatacaccaTATCAGGGGCAGTGAAAAAGGCCTACACAAGGTTTCTGCATAAAGGGAGAGCGAGCCATCGGTATACATGCTTGTACTCCGTACAGGTACGTGATTGCAACCTTAAGTTACTTATTTGGAAACACTTATTTTTCCTATTTACCGCTCGTGCTATTAACCTACTATAGTTTGGCACCCGAGGACTCTTTAGGCGTTATGGTTAGCTCAAACGGGTATAGACTACGGAATTTACATATGCAACGTAGATATATTGCGTGCATCATTTTCAGACTCGCAAACCTTATTCGCTGCAATTTGCTTCAACTGACGGTCAGCTGTCTAAACGGTTATTATCGTGTGCTGCAGGGACAGAACGCCTTTCAGTAGTTCTGAAAACGACTCGTCTTCTCCGTGCTTGAAGGGACCCTAAAGAAATTGAGATGATGTACAATATCAGCACCGGTGCGTGAATGACCGAGTCTAAccacgcaaaaaaaaaaacaaacataaaaaaccgGGAATGGTTGACGTAAGGCTTCGCGTAAAAATCTAACGTTAACTCGGGAGAGGGCAGCCGGTATACACTGAGTGTTGCCATGATTATCGAACAGTCGGCTAATTGCATAGATCACAACTCCAGCCACTGAAACGTACTGGGAGAAAGCAGCATttaccaaaacacacagctgtccCAGTTCGAAAAATAATCCTAACATTTATCCAGCGTCAACGGGGAGAACAGTTGTCATAACTAAGCAATTCCAAATCGACATGGAGAAAATAAGGTGAAGTGAGTTTGTTCTGAAGTTTTTAATCCTTTTGAGTACAATATAGAGCGCAAAAGCTATCAAAATATTGCCGAACTTACATATGTTAGGCCAACACACAACAGCGACAAAGCCGTCAACAGCCTGGTAATGTCTTGGCTTTTACCACTCACGCCTCTTCCTCCCAAGTTCACGTCCACAAAGCCCTTTTAAAGAAGGTTGAGGCTAAAATTAAGTTTGAATAAATCAACAGCTAAACAACTACTTGATTATGGCACTTTTGTGCCATATGCTGTGCTCCATCTGTACAAAATATACCTAGTCTAAAGGGTAAATTTCAATACAATTAcaaatcattacattttcatcCTCACAATATAAAGTACAACACACCTTCAGGCAATTCAGGATTACAACGCAAGGTACAGTTTAAAAGAACACACCAATATTGGGTCACACTGATTAGATAAGGTCAGTTCTGTGTGAATATCAATTTCAGGAGGGAACAAGATTCAGCATTTTCAATTGAAggtacaaaacatacaaaactttaaaaaaaagaaatccactTTTCATCatcaattaaaaacaaacaaacaaacaaacaagaaagtcACTGGAGACATGTATTATACTGCTCACACCAGttacacaaatgtttttcacatgGGATGGGTGAAGGGGTGCTGGGTGTAATTCTCCTCTTCTGGGTCAGCACATATGTTTTCATAACTCACACTCTCCTTCTCAATCAGAAATTAAAGTCCTGATCTTGGCCATAAAAATAAGGACTTGGTGTACAAGTTCACAGCATATCTTGTGGATGTCCTCAGCACAGGTACACCAGGAAAGCGGACTAGACTGCGAGTGACCATCATCTCCTGTATCTGCGGAAGGGCCTGTTATACGGCTGGGGCCTCTTGTCCCTCTTATCAGGGGGTTTGTTGTAGAGGTATGCAGAAGGTCCTGAATACTCTTCATCTGCATTTTCCTCCATCATTTGCAGCTTGGCTTCGATGGCCCTGATCTTTGCACTCACACTTTCAATAAAAAacacagagcaagacagaattaatgttttactttgGTGCACACAGGCCCTGTTGATGTTACACCCATTTTGAAGGGGTAAACCTTCCATCAATTTTGCCAACCAGTCTCAAGGAAATAACCGTGACATACAACTAGTGCCGTGGTACTGGAGCaaactgcttgtttgttttctactgGAATGTGTGCAtgggagagcaagagaaagagcaggagcagcagagggagaggggaagagtgGCAGGATCACTAGGGCAGGAGGAACAGGAGACATGGTTTAAATCTAAAAGAAACCTGCAGAACCTCAGAGAGGTGGGCAGCTCCTCAGCTTCACTCGATGAAGGTTCCAAGCTGGCAGGCATGTTCTTGTCCCCCCTATAAGGCTCAAACCTCTgaaaagagaacacacaccgaGGGGGTAGAGGACACAGGGAAGTCGTCTGTGAGACATGCAATATAGGACAGCTCACATATATCAAAAGACTGGGGAATCAAcctgcagggcagagagaggagtGCAGTGGCCATAACTGACAGAAGCCTGTGCATTCCACCTTACACTCAGGCATACTGGGCAAATCCCCACTCTGAGGCAGTATGGGAGAAGCTGATCATCACAGCCTTGGGCTGTGTGCTTCTTCCTCTCCAAACTGCCTAAGTGTGGCAATCCTGCAGTTTGCCCTGTGAACCTGTAATGAGAAGAACAAGAAAGCCTGCTTAACCCAAACTGCAGTTATCATCTCAAGACTGAAAATAAGCATGAAAGAAAGACAGCTGATCAATAATACacaaaatgagacaaaatattGTCAGCAATATTATAGAAGTACCCCAACAATATATGACTGgaacagatcattttaaaactgcACGAAATCCTTAAATTCATACTAAAACTTAAATCTTTGAAAAGTTAAATGCGgatttataaaaacaataaatatacaaatcaaGCTGGATTTTGCCAAAGTTAAACATTTGCTTAAATGGAGGACAAAGCGCCTCTCTTCTtgcacctcttcattaaccaTAAACAATAGTGATGTCGCTCAGACTGTATTACTTATTAGGTGTTTTCAGATAATATGTCTAATGTGTCTGGGGAACAGTTATGAGACACTCCAGTTTAAAGAATCTGACAGCCAATAATGAGGCACCAAAAAGTGTGGCATAAGTGAAGTCCCAACCCAACTAATTCCAACATTATGctcagagagagataaagactCAATAACCCCTACTGGCATGTTAAAATGCAGACTGCAACCCAACACCCGCATATGCGCTTTCCACTGGCCCAGCAATGCATCCCGCTTGTTGTCAACAAGTCTGTCCTGTTAACCTTGACCCTAGCCTGGTGTCCCACTCTGCTAAGACTGGGAAGAGGGATGGTGGGTATGGGGGAGGGGAGCGTGGGAGGGGCAAGATTTTCAACCATACAGGATTTCCTCTCTCCCAGCAACAGCTGCCTATTGTTAGGGTTCAGGCTCTGTGGAGGAGTGCCTCTCGGTCTGCAGCATGGGCATCCTCAGCACACAGACCAGCTACTGCTGCTGTCTAAGCCAGTGGCAACTATCCAACTCAAACTCCACGGTAGCTTCTATTTTCTTTCTGATCCACCCCATGCAGAAGCAATGACCGCAGTTATAACCAGTGAAACTGCTTTAAATGGGATAAAAGTTTAAGCCTAACTACTACAATGAGGCTTTTACTATTACCTGCTACTATTACACTGCTAATAAAATACTAGCAGGTAAATGTAAGTGTCTACtgggagggaaaaaacaaacaacttcaCCATTATCTGCTAGTGTTTCACTAATTGTTTGTAAGAGACTCACCTTTAACCCTAGTGTTTCTCTAACACTTTACTAGACTCACCTTTACCTGTGCATGGGCCCAACGCACCACCAGCTTCTTTGACAATGCCAGCTTTCCATTCAAACACTGTATGGCTCGTTCTGCCTCCTGAGTAGGAGAACAGCCAATTACCCAAGATGAAAAGAACTCTCactattcatttgttttgatgtgGCCTTGCACATACTGCTTTTTAGATAGCAAATTACATCTTTTCTGACAGTGGTCCATGTATAATGTATACGCACTAGCAAATGATGCATACTTAAGTCAAACTTAAgtattttaatacattacaTAAAACCCTGCATGTGgtcttcagacacacacacacacacacaatttatttatttatttttttttaaacgtttcCAGATCCATTTGGACAAAATGGTAATTgctaaccaaccggacatagtagtgatggacaaagagCAAAAGAGGCCATAGTGATAAATGCAGCAATCCCAAGATACTGCAACATGAGGAcaaaggaacatgaaaagctccAAAAATACCAaaagctgagagaagagctagaaaagatgtggaaatTGAAGGCACAGTGCTTCCCAGCTAAGATATTATgtaggaccctcaagctcccaggcctctagTAGAGgaaatatagtgtgtgtaatataattgGCATTCAGCAAAGACTAGAGACCTCTATAAACATGGGGAAAGTGAAGCAGAACCTCTTTGGTGTGGAAGTTGACAAAGCAGTATCCTCTGGGCTGGCCCTCCAAAGGTCCTGACTTGTGGAACAGGAAGTCAAACTGCTTCACTTTTCCAAACTTCTCCAGGAGCTTCACCAGGTGATACCTAAAAAGAATCATTCAAAAAAAGGCAGTATCAGTTTAGAGCAATTTAATAGATTTTAAGCAGGATTTGGTTTAGAAACTAATCTGATTGATTAAATTTGGCACATTCAAGGTCTTTCCaatgtgtaaaatatgcataaactttgcagaaaaaaaatactggaGTATATATAGGTTAGGCAACTTATTTATGAGCATCTGCATGATGATAGAGCAATAAAACAGTAACCAAGCCCACAGGGGAAGGATCCTCGGTGTGAAATCACAATCCTTCCACAGATGGGCTTGATTAGAATGACAGGTCTCTTTACACCTTTTTAGCTGCAGTAAATCTTTTATTCACACAATACAAAGGATACAGCATGAGgacaatgaaaatataaaacacaggaAGTCAGAATTCCCACTGGAGTTTGATTCCAAACAAACATCTACAACTATGAACAGTTACAAAACCACATTGTTGATCGACAAATTAATGCTCAATAGGAGACAAGGGAAATCTCCAAAACCCAACCCTTTTCCATTTTTGACCTGAACAAAGCCAGtagattttgttcattttacagTCCTTAAACACCCCTTAATCTGACCATGCTGTACATGGTCTGAAGACACTTCACTTTCCTCATATAGAGGGAGAAACGGGATAATCTGGGTGTAGCTGACACGACAGCTCATGCTCTACTCCCATATTATAACTGTCAGAGTCGAATAATATGGTTACAGAGAACAAAACAGTCTTAACTGCTCCAAGCATTTACATTGCATTGCTGGATTAATTAGAATCACAGTACAAAACAGATTTGGGTCAAATGTAGATAAAAGAATGGAATGCAAACttttacacatgtacatgttcaaaaacatttcaaaaaacTAAAGTACAACAAAAATGAACTACCAAGTAGTACTGTTCCAATGCTTTTATTGTACATTCTGAAGTAATTATAGATAAAAAGGTATTAATTCTGCATTCAAACAATTCCATTCCATTCAATAGCAGTGCTGCTTTTTATATTAAAGATATTTAGGATTTTCACTTTGTCCTTGcactaaaatattttgaaagaataaacaaacattcaaagaataaaacattcaacaaGAACCCAAGTCATTCATCTTtcatgcaaagaaaacaaacaaacaaaaaaatacactcAACACGTGTCTAATCACAGGGTGCTCAGAACAAACTAGCGCTTCCAAAATAGCATGAAGATGGTACTGACAGGCACTAAAGCATGGAATCAGCATGCTGGACAGTCAATCTCATCGATTTCTACTCCTGTTTCCTCGGTTTTACATCATCTGTCATTACCAATAAAGGTGGACTTATCAAGAAAACCTAAAGAGATTGTGTTTCTTCACCTGTAGTGCATCACTCACTTTTGCTGCTCAATTCAGTCCAAGCTGATAACGTGTTGCTAATACAAACAAAGCATCCATATTTGGCACAGCACTGATCTTCAGGCACCTGGAGACTCATTCTACCATGCAGTGGGAAGCCATGTGTTGTAGTTTGCTTGAACTAaacaaaatgtcagtgttttacCAGTATCACTGCACAGTGCATCCAAACACAACCAATGAGTAACAGCAGCACACAATTCAAACttcatttataaaacataacaCTGTTAATgtggtaaagtgtgtgtgtgtgtgcgtgcgtgcatgtgtgtatcgaAAACTATTAGGAAAACAATGTAGAAAGAAAATGCCACCGCAACCACATTTATGTaaactgttgttgttttgttgtgttttttgtttaaagtcATCTGGCTTTATTGTTTCGGATTGGTTTGTAGTTATTTTTATTCCTGGAATGGCAGGAGCTGAGGTAGAACTGGGGGTCCTGGCTGCTGTCTTAATGTTTTCCCTTCTTCTCCCAAGAGCTTTCACTCAGAGATGCATTTCGCACTTTCCCAGACTCCACCCACTCAAGCCCCAACTGCAAGGTCTTCCGGACAGAGCGGGGATTGATGAATTGGTGGAGGCCTGATACACAACCACAACCTGTGGCATTCATCTGGTCAGCACTTCAAAATGTTGTTATCTTTGATAGCAAAAGCAAGACATGCGCCTGAGCCAAAGGAACAAGAGGCCTGCTATCCCACTGACCTGTGACCATTCACTACCAACTGGTGCTTGCGGGGTACTGAGGTAAGGGCTGAATGAGATGTTAAAAGCCAGGGAGACGTAAAGAGAAAAATCACAAGTCAACATGGCATTATTTTCCATTCCCAGTTCATTAGTACCTGTGCAATAACAGTTCAATATGGATTCCTCCTACATGTCCCATTCCATTCATGAAGAGCTTGAACATTAGACTTGTGGGAAATGGGTGGCTACACAGAAAACACTAGGCTACGCTCCAGGATAGCAACTGGGAACCACTGCAACACCAGCACTACTCAGACACGTCATCTTATGTTCTTGAGTCCTGTGAAATGTCTCCTTCCTCAGTGTTTGCCATTTAAGTGGAAGTGGCCTCCTGTCCCCTCTCACCTACCCCTCATGTGGACAATGCTTAGCAGAGGCACAAACTGCCTTCAGCACATGTGGACGCCGTCACCAGCCTCTAAGCA from Electrophorus electricus isolate fEleEle1 chromosome 17, fEleEle1.pri, whole genome shotgun sequence carries:
- the rbm18 gene encoding probable RNA-binding protein 18 isoform X1; this translates as MQSAAETVENASILSSGSSQEGHRLWIGNIDPKITEYHLVKLLEKFGKVKQFDFLFHKSGPLEGQPRGYCFVNFHTKEEAERAIQCLNGKLALSKKLVVRWAHAQVKRFEPYRGDKNMPASLEPSSSEAEELPTSLSVSAKIRAIEAKLQMMEENADEEYSGPSAYLYNKPPDKRDKRPQPYNRPFRRYRR
- the rbm18 gene encoding probable RNA-binding protein 18 isoform X2, which translates into the protein MQSAAETVENASILSSGSSQEGHRLWIGNIDPKITEYHLVKLLEKFGKVKQFDFLFHKSGPLEGQPRGYCFVNFHTKEEAERAIQCLNGKLALSKKLVVRWAHAQRFEPYRGDKNMPASLEPSSSEAEELPTSLSVSAKIRAIEAKLQMMEENADEEYSGPSAYLYNKPPDKRDKRPQPYNRPFRRYRR